In Chanodichthys erythropterus isolate Z2021 chromosome 9, ASM2448905v1, whole genome shotgun sequence, a genomic segment contains:
- the apex2 gene encoding DNA-(apurinic or apyrimidinic site) lyase 2 isoform X1 — MKIVTWNINGIRTFKNGIKKILDSFDADIICVQETKVTRDLLDEKTAIVDGYNSYFSFSRGRSGYSGVATYCKDTATPFLAEEGLTGLLANQGEAVGCYGDQVELSSEELLALDNEGRAVITQHHFIGTDGPQKLTVINVYCPRADPDKPERKQYKLQFYQLLQCRAEAILSSGSHVIVLGDVNTSHRPIDHCDPDDVDNFEDNPGRKWLDHFLFETAENTENEDTEDELADTSQKSASGGKFVDSFRHFHPKRSNAFTCWSTLTGARQTNYGTRIDYIFSDRPLVETAFIGVDIMPEVEGSDHCPVWAQLSCTLQSSPKCPPLCTRHMPEFTGRQQKLSRFLVKVPEKLSVSKGCEESLPGSQDVGEIQENLNPVVQGKSVAKKRPTDREADTNAHKAKRSKQMKTEINAKGSLLAFFKPKQTALMLSSGNQVGPKQEESSQDGPGSESDTSSCPSDVQMETNLSKVKEMEIENQDEVEGESTSIDKSNDCKKGPCAGFWKTVLRGPPQPPLCKSHNEPCVLRTVKKAGPNLGRQFFVCARPQGHASNPQARCNFFAWVEKGK; from the exons ATGAAAATTGTAACATGGAACATAAACGGGATACGAACATTTAAAAATGGCATAAAGAAAATTCTGGATTCATTCGATGCCGATATAATCTGCGTCCAAGAAACTAAAGTTACcc GTGACCTGTTGGATGAGAAGACCGCGATTGTTGATGGCTACAATTCATACTTTAGTTTTAGCCGAGGACGAAGTGGATACTCGG GTGTCGCGACCTACTGTAAAGACACCGCTACTCCATTCCTGGCCGAAGAAGGATTGACGGGTCTGCTCGCCAATCAGGGAGAGGCTgttggttgctatggtgaccAGGTAGAGTTGTCCAGTGAAGAACTTCTGGCACTAGACAATGAAGGAAGGGCTGTCATCACCCAGCATCACTTCAT TGGCACAGATGGACCACAGAAGCTGACAGTTATCAATGTTTATTGTCCCCGAGCTGACCCAGACAAACCTGAGAGAAAACAGTACAAGCTGCAGTTTTACCAACTCCTCCAGTGCAGAGCTGAAGCCATCTTGAGCTCGGGGAG TCATGTGATCGTTTTGGGTGATGTAAACACCTCTCACAGACCCATAGACCACTGTGATCCAGATGATGTG GATAACTTTGAAGATAATCCTGGAAGGAAGTGGCTGGATCATTTCCTGTTCGAAACAgcagaaaatacagaaaatgaAGATACTGAAGATGAACTTGCAGACACCTCCCAGAAATCTGCCTCTGGTGGCAAGTTTGTCGACTCTTTCCGCCATTTTCACCCAAAGCGCTCTAACGCCTTCACATGCTGGTCCACGCTCACGGGTGCCAGGCAGACCAACTACGGCACACGCATCGACTACATCTTCTCTGACCGCCCTCTGGTGGAGACTGCCTTTATTGGCGTGGACATTATGCCAGAGGTGGAGGGATCAGATCATTGTCCTGTATGGGCGCAGCTCAGCTGTACCCTCCAGTCTAGTCCCAAGTGCCCGCCCCTGTGCACACGCCACATGCCAGAGTTCACCGGCAGACAGCAGAAACTTTCGCGCTTCTTGGTGAAAGTTCCAGAGAAACTTAGTGTTTCTAAAGGCTGTGAAGAAAGTCTACCTGGATCACAGGATGTTGGGGAAATTCAGGAAAACCTGAATCCTGTAGTACAGGGGAAAAGTGTTGCAAAGAAGAGACCTACAGATAGAGAAGCAGACACGAATGCACACAAAGCCAAAAGAAGCAAgcagatgaaaactgaaattaATGCTAAAGGAAGTCTTTTAGCTTTCTTTAAGCCTAAACAAACAGCGTTGATGCTTTCAAGTGGGAACCAAGTGGGCCCGAAACAGGAAGAATCCTCTCAGGATGGCCCGGGTAGTGAGAGCGACACTAGTAGCTGCCCCAGCGATGTGCAAATGGAGACAAATCTCTCCAAGGTGAAGGAAATGGAGATTGAAAATCAGGATGAAGTGGAAGGCGAGTCTACATCCATAGACAAGTCAAATGACTGTAAGAAAGGGCCATGCGCTGGTTTTTGGAAAACCGTTTTGCGTGGGCCTCCTCAGCCGCCACTTTGTAAATCACACAACGAACCCTGTGTTTTACGGACTGTGAAAAAAGCAGGACCTAATTTAGGCCGGCAGTTTTTTGTATGTGCCCGTCCTCAAGGCCACGCCTCCAATCCTCAGGCCAGGTGCAATTTTTTCGCCTGGGTAGAAAAAGGAAAATAG
- the apex2 gene encoding DNA-(apurinic or apyrimidinic site) lyase 2 isoform X2 gives MKIVTWNINGIRTFKNGIKKILDSFDADIICVQETKVTRVATYCKDTATPFLAEEGLTGLLANQGEAVGCYGDQVELSSEELLALDNEGRAVITQHHFIGTDGPQKLTVINVYCPRADPDKPERKQYKLQFYQLLQCRAEAILSSGSHVIVLGDVNTSHRPIDHCDPDDVDNFEDNPGRKWLDHFLFETAENTENEDTEDELADTSQKSASGGKFVDSFRHFHPKRSNAFTCWSTLTGARQTNYGTRIDYIFSDRPLVETAFIGVDIMPEVEGSDHCPVWAQLSCTLQSSPKCPPLCTRHMPEFTGRQQKLSRFLVKVPEKLSVSKGCEESLPGSQDVGEIQENLNPVVQGKSVAKKRPTDREADTNAHKAKRSKQMKTEINAKGSLLAFFKPKQTALMLSSGNQVGPKQEESSQDGPGSESDTSSCPSDVQMETNLSKVKEMEIENQDEVEGESTSIDKSNDCKKGPCAGFWKTVLRGPPQPPLCKSHNEPCVLRTVKKAGPNLGRQFFVCARPQGHASNPQARCNFFAWVEKGK, from the exons ATGAAAATTGTAACATGGAACATAAACGGGATACGAACATTTAAAAATGGCATAAAGAAAATTCTGGATTCATTCGATGCCGATATAATCTGCGTCCAAGAAACTAAAGTTACcc GTGTCGCGACCTACTGTAAAGACACCGCTACTCCATTCCTGGCCGAAGAAGGATTGACGGGTCTGCTCGCCAATCAGGGAGAGGCTgttggttgctatggtgaccAGGTAGAGTTGTCCAGTGAAGAACTTCTGGCACTAGACAATGAAGGAAGGGCTGTCATCACCCAGCATCACTTCAT TGGCACAGATGGACCACAGAAGCTGACAGTTATCAATGTTTATTGTCCCCGAGCTGACCCAGACAAACCTGAGAGAAAACAGTACAAGCTGCAGTTTTACCAACTCCTCCAGTGCAGAGCTGAAGCCATCTTGAGCTCGGGGAG TCATGTGATCGTTTTGGGTGATGTAAACACCTCTCACAGACCCATAGACCACTGTGATCCAGATGATGTG GATAACTTTGAAGATAATCCTGGAAGGAAGTGGCTGGATCATTTCCTGTTCGAAACAgcagaaaatacagaaaatgaAGATACTGAAGATGAACTTGCAGACACCTCCCAGAAATCTGCCTCTGGTGGCAAGTTTGTCGACTCTTTCCGCCATTTTCACCCAAAGCGCTCTAACGCCTTCACATGCTGGTCCACGCTCACGGGTGCCAGGCAGACCAACTACGGCACACGCATCGACTACATCTTCTCTGACCGCCCTCTGGTGGAGACTGCCTTTATTGGCGTGGACATTATGCCAGAGGTGGAGGGATCAGATCATTGTCCTGTATGGGCGCAGCTCAGCTGTACCCTCCAGTCTAGTCCCAAGTGCCCGCCCCTGTGCACACGCCACATGCCAGAGTTCACCGGCAGACAGCAGAAACTTTCGCGCTTCTTGGTGAAAGTTCCAGAGAAACTTAGTGTTTCTAAAGGCTGTGAAGAAAGTCTACCTGGATCACAGGATGTTGGGGAAATTCAGGAAAACCTGAATCCTGTAGTACAGGGGAAAAGTGTTGCAAAGAAGAGACCTACAGATAGAGAAGCAGACACGAATGCACACAAAGCCAAAAGAAGCAAgcagatgaaaactgaaattaATGCTAAAGGAAGTCTTTTAGCTTTCTTTAAGCCTAAACAAACAGCGTTGATGCTTTCAAGTGGGAACCAAGTGGGCCCGAAACAGGAAGAATCCTCTCAGGATGGCCCGGGTAGTGAGAGCGACACTAGTAGCTGCCCCAGCGATGTGCAAATGGAGACAAATCTCTCCAAGGTGAAGGAAATGGAGATTGAAAATCAGGATGAAGTGGAAGGCGAGTCTACATCCATAGACAAGTCAAATGACTGTAAGAAAGGGCCATGCGCTGGTTTTTGGAAAACCGTTTTGCGTGGGCCTCCTCAGCCGCCACTTTGTAAATCACACAACGAACCCTGTGTTTTACGGACTGTGAAAAAAGCAGGACCTAATTTAGGCCGGCAGTTTTTTGTATGTGCCCGTCCTCAAGGCCACGCCTCCAATCCTCAGGCCAGGTGCAATTTTTTCGCCTGGGTAGAAAAAGGAAAATAG
- the rassf11 gene encoding ras association domain-containing protein 8 translates to MEVKVFVEGVQRIVCGVTEKTTCQEVVIALAQALARTGRYTLREKFKEFERNVSPDERLLESLEKYGEQAKEVQLTLKHIGPSLGEETNQPMALLRRAEGMGRARRGSGAIALQRQSLPLLSHLCIHSEPPPEEPKKPKRKSLTLMEEAWGWLENLGRGGKQQSGQDKEKNKEGNKGNGHSDNASLKPTKSIPSSGTPLSRDKKDKIRAPHQPLISCLGNRWRCTDNGAECERQEEEVQKDSKDLKTINPVVPMVKTSHVESESEEISHLRRLVVQKQACLQELNLKIESTDQLIFELEQLQATREFSESQSEEEEQLKFWLNELKAEEVFERDLQTQFFQIKEAARECKVKLEEYKQKMQAMDLRNSQQKTGHDNITAQNSQVDVPKHAQTSIKQIQISADGTHGDGGTKRVITMLESKLPYVFVSANQISHPPPSGPADLREWWTRWSQSQNPTSVTKPKTVHRSEITIQLGSTRV, encoded by the exons ATGGAGGTAAAGGTGTTTGTTGAAGGAGTCCAGCGCATTGTTTGTGGAGTCACTGAGAAAACAACATGTCAGGAGGTGGTCATCGCTTTAGCACAGGCACTTG CTCGCACTGGTCGATATACTCTGAGAGAAAAATTCAAAGAATTTGAACGTAACGTGTCTCCGGATGAACGTCTCCTGGAGTCCTTGGAGAAATATGGTGAGCAAGCTAAGGAGGTGCAGCTCACTTTGAAGCATATCGGTCCATCGCTTGGGGAAGAAACAAACCAGCCCATGGCCCTATTGAGGCGAGCGGAGGGAATGGGGAGAGCACGGAGAGGCAGCGGGGCAATTGCCCTACAGCGTCAGAGTCTCCCGCTGCTATCACACCTCTGCATTCACTCCGAGCCACCCCCTGAGGAACCAAAGAAACCAAAGCGGAAGTCACTGACGCTAATGGAGGAAGCATGGGGTTGGTTGGAAAATTTGGGCAGGGGCGGGAAGCAGCAATCAGGACAAGATAAGGAGAAAAACAAGGAAGGCAATAAAGGAAATGGGCACTCCGATAACGCATCTCTTAAACCAACCAAAAGTATCCCGTCCTCTGGGACACCGCTGTCGAGggacaaaaaagacaaaattagaGCACCACATCAGCCTTTGATCAGTTGCCTTGGAAACCGTTGGAGATGCACTGATAATGGTGCTGAATGTGAGAGACAAGAGGAAGAAGTACAGAAAGATTCAAAGGACCTGAAAACCATCAATCCAGTAGTTCCTATGGTCAAAACAAGCCATGTTGAAAGCGAGAGTGAGGAGATTTCACATTTAAGGAGATTAGTTGTCCAGAAACAGGCTTGTCTGCAAGAACTAAATCTCAAAATCGAGTCAACAGACCAGCTGATCTTTGAGCTTGAGCAGCTGCAAGCCACCAGGGAATTTTCAGAGTCCCAGTCAGAAGAAGAGGAACAGCTCAAGTTCTGGCTCAATGAGCTCAAGGCGGAGGAAGTCTTTGAGAGAGACCTTCAGACGCAGTTCTTTCAGATAAAAGAAGCAGCTAGAGAGTGCAAAGTTAAACTAGAAGAGTACAAGCAGAAAATGCAAGCAATGGACCTGAGAAACTCCCAGCAGAAAACAGGACATGACAACATCACTGCACAGAATAGCCAAGTAGATGTGCCAAAACATGCCCAAACAAGCATCAAACAAATACAGATCTCCGCAGACGGAACGCATGGAGATGGTGGAACAAAAAGGGTGATAACAATGCTGGAGTCCAAACTCCCATACGTGTTTGTTTCAGCAAATCAGATATCACATCCTCCTCCAAGCGGACCAGCAGACCTGAGGGAATGGTGGACACGATGGTCTCAAAGCCAGAATCCAACATCAGTGACAAAACCCAAGACAGTGCATCGTTCTGAAATCACCATACAGCTGGGAAGCACCAGAGTTTAA